A region of the Brachyhypopomus gauderio isolate BG-103 chromosome 11, BGAUD_0.2, whole genome shotgun sequence genome:
CAAAGAAAACAGATTACACATTCATAAGTATTTATTGTATTGGAATCAATTCATTAAAAAAGCATTTTCTATtttatgtacatatatacacacagagaaaaaaatgtatgtacatCACGGAATGAATTTCTTAAACCCAATCCATCTGATATGTAGAACCCCTACTACTAGGTATAGTAAGATTTTTTAGTGCAAATGAGAGTGAATGTAAAACACATGGTGACCATATTTACAAGCTGAGAAGGTCCCGAATTAAGAATGAGCAGCGGTAGGTGCGTCTCCGAGTCTGACGCTGCCCATGAACGTGGCGTGATCGCTCATGCTGACCAGAGAGTCCTCGTACACGATGCGCACGGAGATGCGTTGGTGGGCGTGGAGCACCTTCACGCCGCCCGTGTAGCACGTGTTGAACTTGCGCTGGCCCGTCTCGATGCTGCAGGTGCAGCGCAGGAACGGCAGGCCGTCCACCAGCACCTCGTAGCTGGCGATGTCCGTGAAGTTGAGATAGTAGATCTGGTCCGCAAAGAACACAGGGCAAAGAGAACAGGATGCTGTAagagtgtttttttgttttgtttcatttttgtttCTTGGCTTGCACTTTCTTTGGCTGCCTTTCCGttttttgtattcattttttgaGCGCGGACAGTTTTCCTGATATACAAATGATTCATGCAAACAAGGTTTTATTATTCACTATTCACTATTATTCACTGGGCCTATTATGACATTCTGTCAGCAGTTTGATCAAAAGGCGATCCTTCTTCGGGATTTGGGTTTTGCCAAATTGGGACACCCCTGAATAACCATCATTCATCAAGATTAAGTCAGGACCTGCTTCATAGTCTACTTCTCAAACCTGAAGAGTTGATTTAGAATACGTGATTGCATTTAATGGTCGACTATATAAACATAATAGACCTTATGCTAGATTTTATGCGTCTCATTCTCCATGGAACTGGCCCATTTAAGACTGAGAGGTAGTAGCTGTAAATCTGGTGTGGGAGAGGTGCGTGCTGGCGAGAAGAGGCCCAGGGATGTACTCACTTCTACCTGACTATAGATGAAGTAGATGCCATCCATGAGCACCTCCAGCTCTCCGGAGCGAGAGTGCATCTTGAACACTTTGTGGTGCACAGACACCATTTTCCAGTTTTTCAGCACGCCCTCTGGAAGATCTCAGTGTGAGGAAAAGGTAGTTGCTCAATACCAGTCGGAGAACATTGCGGTTCCCCGTATTTGGTGAAACAGCAATTACTTTTGAGTGTTCATTTATGTAATAGAGCATTTATGTTTTCATTTATGTAATTCACCTGTATTATCTACGGTGCAGCTGAAAAGAGTTCAGAACAAGTTCTACTCTTACCTTCTCTCACTAGTATCGTTGTCTCTTGGCCTTGCAAGTGGACTACAGCAGGCTGTGAACCACAAAACAGACTTTAAGAAATCTCAAGCCGTTTTTAAAGGATGTATTTTCAAGAGCAGATGGACTTTGGCCATTTCTTTTAGAGGAAAGAAATAATATGAAATAATTTATAATATGACACAGGCAGCTCTGTATTGCATCTGTTGCCTAAACATCTACCTGGAACTCCCTTGCTTTGCCTTTTTCAACAACACCTgaagaataaacaaacaaacaaaccaaaaaaacatTGACATGGTCATCAAAACCATTAGGATGCatgtaattattttaatataggATGGTAGCCTATAGTCTGTCAGGCCAAAAGAATAAATGCTAAAACATGTATTACCTGTAGGCCCTTGTGGCCCTGGAGGGCCCCTTGGTCCTGGTGGTCCAGGGGGCCCTGCAGGGCCTAAACTATTGCTGCCAGGAATACCAGGAATTCCTGGAATACCAGGAGGCCCCTGTGGCCCCGGAGGGCCAGGGGGCCCAGGAGGGCCCTGTGACCTTTTTCTGCCTCGGCCTGTGAGAAGAGACACAGTGATGTACAACAACATAATGGCTATTTGTGGAGAAAGTGTGACAGTTTATCACACATAAAATGTGTCATCGTCGACGTCAAATGATTGGCTAACCAGTCAGCATGCATCTGTGTAACCATCTGAGAATATTAACTCACAGTATTGTGCACAAGGTATGCAAAGATTAAGGATTGTTACTTTCATTTCTCTTCAAGAAAATTGGCCTGGAATACCTGGCCCCAAATACTTTTAGACTTTTAGATGTAAAAAGGTTCAAATGAAGTTGATCACTTCTTTACAATGTATTAAACAAAGTATTAAATGCTAAATGAAATGTTTGTAATTAAGATGATATTTAATTGAATTTATAGTAGAAACATAAAATTGCTGAGATCCAATATATAACCTCAGCTGTGATCCTGAATGAGTCACAGAAAGCAGGGTTAGAATGAAAAACTCCATAGCCTTCTAGCAAAATGTTATAAGGAAAAGGAAAAAACGCATCCTTACACCTACAGGATGTGCACACAGCTGTACGGTTTGTGCTGCGATGAGCTTATAGTGTAGTTTTTGGGCCTGAAGGCGGTGTAGTATGTGTGGTAAAAACCAAACTTAACAAACCACACAGGACACACCATCCTCATTCTAacaatggtggtggtgggatcATGTTATGGGGGTGGGGTCCAGCCTCAATCCCATCACAAATCCGCAGCATGTATCGCTGGGCAGTTCTGTCTGCTTTCTGTGGTCATATTGTTGTAATGTCTACACATTACATGGCTTTTTCGAAAGGTCTTCTAGCTGTTGTAGCTGAAAGTTCTGATATGTCCCTTCCCagtttttaatcattttaatgttttcagTGATCTCTTAGAAACAGCTCGAAAGCATTCTACCGTAGTATTGCTGTGATAGTTTAATATCCTAACATGTGAAACTTGTAATGTAAGActagactttgtgtgtgtgtgtgtgtgtgtgtgtgtgtgtgtgtgtgagaaagagagagagagaatgaattaCTTTTTTTTCGCTTTCCATTCGATTCTGAAACAGAAAAGGTTggactaattttattttaaaaaagcacacacacacgtgacatgcgctcacacacacacacacacacacacacacacacacacacacacacacacacacacttctaagGAAGATTTGGGCCTACATTTTAATGATATAGGTCACAAGTGTTGGCCAAGGTAACACTGAGCAATGCACTTATAGCTTGTAAGTGTGGATTCCcgtacaccacatacacatttgcCTGAAGCATTAGCCGGCAAGGGAACTCAAAAGGTTAATTAGAGAGATACATTATCCTGCCAAAATCCTTTCCTCTGAATTAGGCCCAGATGGGAAATGTAGATGaaagtgtgtgtaggggggggcattatgtgtgtgttgtccagGGAGGTGGGCATCACTACAACACTTGTCTGGCTTGTAAAGTTTGCACACTtgcatacaaaaaaaaaaaaaaaaacccttcaaAGTGCACTCCTTCAGGTGAATGTAGACTATGTCATTAGCGCTACAAAAGCCATGTAACCTTAAAATATTCATAGTTTGAGTTCCCCTTAAACATGTGGTCagtgtttttaattattttgcCGGGATGCACCTTACTGATGCACCCACATGAATTTGTCCTAATGAGCAACGCTCTCTGAAATCTGGTGCATGTTATGAGTGCAAACGTCTGAAATGCAGACTGCTTTGTGATCTGGAGCTGAGATTACCGAAAGCTTTGTCTGTATGGTGCGTGCAGGGCCTGGGAGCAATTATTGTTTAGAGAGTCAGAATTTTTACCGATTTACAGCAAAAGTTTAGCAaggtacattttttttttcacccgCTTTAAAGGCATACGGTGCACTTTTATCCGGGGCTCCTTGTCACGCAATGGAATGTGGGAGATGTTTGGTCATCCTGGCACACTGAAGCACATCTCTGGAGGGGATGTGAGCAATTATCAGAGTGGATGAGCTCCACTCTGAATTTGCATGTATTCAAAGGACAAACATCAAAAGCACATAGCTGCTTAGAACATATGGATCACTGACTGAGATATTACAACGTGCTGAGAATCAACATTGATCTCTAAGCCAGTAAACTTTCATagacgttttttttttcctttttcttcttctttttaagAAGGAAACCTGGCTAGTTTCAGCTATGACATGTATGTTACTGTACACTGCAACAGTAAAGCATGAGGAATGACTATGTAATCTGTTTATAACCTTTTATACTTCTTGCTGTAACTTCAGAATCATGTTTTGGAAATCTAAGCTGTATGGAAAGTTGAAGTAGTACCCTAAGCCCAATAGGTCTGTTGTAATCTCTGCATTATATGCCTATATACTGGAGAATATACAAACCAGACCCATATACCTAAAATGGTTCACACACAAGACACCGGATTAGTGCTTCTAATGCCATTTTAAGGTCTGAATATTGTTGTGATCACATGTGAATCCTGCAAGCGCATCATTACCTTTCGCTGCTCTTTTAGTTCGCCAGAGAgagcttctcttctcttctctcggATGGACAGAATAGTGGTTCTGCGGTGGGGCCTCTGCCTGTGAAATGATAACACGCCGATTATCACGAGGTGTACATGAACCAAACCGACATGATACTGTAGTGgtttgtggtggtgtttgttttgtgaAGATGCAACAACTATATTTATATAAAACGTAATGATATAGCCAAGACCCTGTCATAAGTCACGCCCAAAATAATTAGTAGTGACTGAAGTCCGCAACTTGATACTTGCTGCAGAATTGTAGGTATAGTTTGTCCACAAGAGATGAAAAGTATAAAAAACGATGACCACTGTCAGCAAAACAGGGCTAGAGTTGAGTCCTAATCAACATATACTTTTATGTAGGTATCCCGTTTCAAGATGAGATAAAAATCTTGACACGATATTAATAATGTTCAAATTCAGATGAAACTATTCTCCAAAGGGAGCAAGCTGATTGCACAGCTCTAAtgtcactgcatgtgtgtgtgtgtgtgtgtgtgtgtggttttaacactgcatgtatgtgtgctcgtgcacatgtgtgtgtgtattcgtaaCATTGCTTTTTTGCCAAACAATGGAGGGCCTCCCTGCAGTTTATCATGCcaggcacggaacacagcaCGCAATTACATTTGGCTTTAGAACAAGCACACTTGAATGAACGTGAAGCTGCCCTCTCACCTTCCCGCCCCTAGAGAATCAGAGGAAATACATGAATGATGTCTTAGCAGTACTGAGAGAAATGTTTCAGTTGTCTGGATTTCTGGATACAAATGGCTCCTAAAATTTGATCTGAACATCATCCAAGGTATAATGATACTACTAATAAAGAAAATCATATTTCATTATCATCATGCAATATTTTACAATGGCGTAAACTATTTTAACAAATGACTGAAGCAAGGTCATTGATGTAAAAGCATTTGAACTTTGATGATGACAATCCTCAAAGGTGTAACTAAATCCAAATGTTCCAATCAATTCAGCTATGGGTTTGACCTtgatgtgcgcgcacacacacacacacacacacacacacacacacacacacacacacacacacccacacacacactcacacacacacacacacacatacaattttTTATACCTGCTTTTCACAACAATGTTCCATTTCTTGTGCAATATATCCTGACCTAAAATGATTTCAGTGGATATCACAAATGCTATTTTGAGTAGCAAAGCCAGTTTGTGAGTTTATAGAGTACAAGGACATAGACATAGTATGTGAAAAAAATAACAAGTTATTTAATTGTCTAAATCATTGCTACCGTAACTCACCCTGTAACCCAAGATACTTTTGTCTCCTTCCCCAGCTTTCAGACACTCGCAGGAGCACAAACGCCTTGAATATCACCTCTGAATACAAAAGGTGGAAATCTGTAACTCATCCAAGATGTATATTCATTCTTGGTTTTCTGGTTTCCGTCCTATTCAAACTGGCATGAATTACCTGATTTAAGAAAAAAATGAGCAGTATCAAGGCTCTCGTGGTGAGACCCTGTTCAGCCCTGTGAACAGGAAAGAGGTGTCTTTTTTCCCCTGGGTGAATTGAGGACTGTTGGGCTGATAGCTGAACGGACGTCTCAGTGTGACACTGCAGCCGGCCTAAAATTACCTATATTCATGACACCGAACCCTCTTTTCATCCTGTCGCAGCTAACTgacacaaatgacaaaacaaacCTCGCTGTGTAAGTGCATGCTGTTTATCTTCCTTTACTTCCGCTTTAGATGCTATCAGGCTTTTACTGGGCTTTGGACGCCGGCCGTTTCAGGACACGGACCAAACGTGAGCCGAAGGCTAACGGGTTCGAATGGCGCGCGGAAGCTCGAATAAAGTATGGTGACCCGTGGCAGGAAAGCAGGACAAGTCGTCTAGACTGTGCAACATGACTCTGTGGCCCTTGTGCTCGTTTCGAGAACATCCACACCATATTTCACACTTCTTCAAACATCGCACAGCCCCTGTGCATTTCAACAGGAGGCTCGCGGGGATCCGATAGCTGATCAGAGGGAAGATGTCACGCGTCTGGCCTGCAAAGAGAGTTCTCCCTAATAGCGAGGTCTGGCCACATCCGTACGAGAAAGGCCTCGCGGCGTTAAGTCTGATGGAAAACAGACGGCCATCGTTCATGGAGAAAACAGCACGAGTATCGTTCTAGAGGGTGCGAGTATCATTCTAGAGAGCGAGAGTATCATTATAGAGGGCAAGAGTATCGTTCTAGAGGGCGTGAGTATCATTCTACAAGGCACAAGTATTGTTCTAGAGGGCGAGAGTATCGTTCTAGAGGAGTAGTTTAGGTCATGCCTCTAAAGCAGGTTTAACTTTTTTCAAGTTACTGATGTCAGCTAGCATACACAAACTCCTTGGAGTGCTGCTAAGCCCCACGGGGCAGGAGGCAGACATGAATTATTGCACAATATTACACAATTCAGATCATTTGGAGTGCAGCTCCCAACATCTGTGACCGATTTGTTCAAAGGATGCCATTTGTTTGATGACATGTGCGGCGTTCTGGTGTGCTCAGTGCTGTGACACTCAGAAATGATGTTGAGATGAAATCATTTCGGTGGATTACATTTTCCCCCTCATTTTGTTCCCGGCGTTAGCCGCGTGTATCAACGCACTTGTCCTCCTTTTGACAGCATTCGCCCAAAGTATCCTGTTAGTTTCCCTTTGTTCGGAGTCACTCGCCGCTGTAGTCAAAGCTGGGCGCCGCTCACCGCAGGCTTGGCCCCATCTTCTCCGACTGGGTCATTTTTGCTTTTTATGATACGAAGCCGGAACGCGGCTCTGCGGGGGGGGATCGGCCCACCGGGGCGTTCGCTCGGCCCGATCCCACCAGCAGGGAGCGTCAGCCGGCCCGGGGAAGCATCTGGATGGGCACGAGTGTGAGATTCCAGGCTGATAAAGTGTTACACGGTTGGATGGCTCATCTGCTCTGCGTTTCCAGATGTCCACCCAGTCAGCGGCACTGTTCGTTTGGCACGCAGGTGTTCCCACAGCATGCGACCAGGTGTTGGCACTGGGGCTTCAAGTCAATGAAGTGTCAATGAACACAGTAACACATGGCTTTACAAACTGCTCTTGCAGCCAACTTTCGGAGCCGGTTTGCGgtgggagggaaaaaaaaaacaacaaccatcTCTCTGCTGCACATACGTGGTGTTTTAAGAGCATTTGGAATAAATTACTTTCAGCATTAGACACATATTCACACTGTTAACACTGGATTCCTTGTTCCCTTGAAGATCTCTGCTTTTGGTACGGCAGTGGCCCTGATTAAAAGCTTAGTCACACTACGAGCTAGCAGGTGTTGGAATGTGAACAATTAGGGCATgcacataaaaaaaagaaacaattaATTAGAGCGTTTTAAAATCTTCAAAGTGGAGCTGCCTGCGAGGGAAACAGGTCCACTCGGGCCCGCATGCTCCTGTTTCTTCAGCTATGTAAACTGTGGTATCTGTAATCACGATTGTTTAATGGAGACATCTGGGATGGACAGAACCAGCATTAAATGTTTACAGCTGCATGAGTTTTTCAAATCACAAGGCATCACCATCTGGCCTAAATGCCacagattttatatatatatatatatatatatatatatatatatatatatatatggagtttttccttgccactgtcgcctttggcttgctcactgggggctaggactcggcacttgtaatatatatatatatatataatagatagatagatagatagatagatagatagatagatagatagatagatagatagatagatagatagatagatagatagatagatagatagatagatagatagatagatagatagatagatagatagatagatagatagatagatagatagatagatagatagatagatagatagatagatagatagatagatagatagatagatagatagatagatagatagatagatagatagatagatagatagatagatagatagatagatagatagatagatagatagatagatagatagatagatagatagatagatagatagatagatagatagatagatagatagatagatagatagatagatagatagatagatagatagatagatagatagatagatagatagatagatagatagatagatagatagatagatagatagatagatagatagatagatagatagatagatagatagatagatagatagatagatagatagtgacTTTTCTTCTCTCCAAACTAACTGTGAGTGGTATTATTGAAAAGTGGAAGTGTTTAAGAACCACAGCAACTCAGCGTGTTAGTGTAACGTTACTGAGTCAAGTCACCGAGTGCGTTGGCACATCATTGCCCTACTGAGTCAATAACTGCAGAGTTCTAAATCTCTTCTTGCATTATCATCACACAAAAGATGTGCACCGGGAGCCACATGGCACGGATTTGCAAGACCAAGTAGCTGCATGCAAGCCTTACATCACCAAGCACGATGCCAAGTGTGAGATGGAGTGGTGTAAAGAGacaccaccactggactctggaGCAGTGCACACGTGTTGTGTAGAGTGATGAACCATAATTCTCTACCTGGCAGTGGGATGGtggagtctgggtttggcaaaTTCCAGGAGAACATTACCTGTCTGACGGCGTTGTATCAACTGGTACGtttggaggaggagagatgatggtgtggggttgtttagtttggtggaggagagatgatggtgtggggttgtttagtttggtggagaagagatgatggtgtgtggggttgtttagtttggtggaggagagatgatggtgtgtggggttgtttagtttggtggaggagagatgatggtgtgtggttgtttagtttgggagagatgatggtgtggggttgtttagtttggtggaggagagatgatggtgtggggttgtttagtttggtggaggagagatgatggtgtgtggggttgtttagtttggtggaggagaggtgatggtgtggggttgtttagtttggtggaggagagatgatggtgtggggttgtttagtttggtggaagagagatgatggtgtgtggggttgtttagtttggtggaggagagatgatggtgtgtggttgtttagtttgggagagatgatggagtggggttgtttagtttgaaGGAGGAaagatgatggtgtggggttgtttagtttggtggaggagagatgatggtgtgtggttgtttagtttggtggaggagagatgatggtgtgtggggttgtttagtttggtggagggatgatgatggtgtgtggggttgtttagtttggtggagggatgatgatggtgtggggttgtttagtttggaggaggagagatgatggtgtggggttgtttctTTGGTGGagggatgatgatggtgtggggttgtttagtttggtggaggagagatgatggtgtgtggttgtttagtttggtggaggagagatgatggtgtggggttgtttagtttggtggaggagagatgatggtgtgtggttgtttagtttgggagagatgatggtgtgtggttgtttagtttgggagagatgatggtgtggggttgtttagtttggtggaggagagatgatggtatgtggttgtttagtttgggagagatgatggtgtggggttgtttagtttgaaggaggagagatgatggtgtggggttgtttagtttggtggaggagagatgatggtgtgtggttgtttagtttggtggaggagagatgatggtgtgtggggttgtttagtttggtggaggagagatgatggtgtggggttgtttagtttggtggaggagagatgatggtgtggggttgtttagtttggtggaagagagatgatggtgtgtggggttgtttagtttggtggaggagagatgatggtgtgtggttgtttagtttgggagagatgatggtgtggggttgtttagtttggtggaggagagatgatggtgtgtggttgtttagtttgaaggaggagagatgatggtgtggggttgtttagtttggtggaggagagatgatggtgtggggttgtttagtttggtggaggagagatgatggtgtggggttgtttagtttggtggaagagagatgatggtgtgtggggttgtttagtttggtggaggagagatgatggtgtgtggttgtttagtttgggagagatgatggtgtggggttgtttagtttggtggaggagagatgatggtgtgtggttgtttagtttggtggaggagagatgatggtgtgtggggttgtttagtttggtggagggatgatgatggtgtggggttgtttctTTGGTGGagggatgatgatggtgtggggttgtttagtttggtggaggagagatgatggtgtggggttgtttagtttggtggaggagagatgatggtgtgtggttgtttagtttgggagagatgatggtgtggggttgtttagtttggtggaggagagatgatggtgtgtggttgtttagtttgggagagatgatggtgtggggttgtttagtttgacggaggagagatgatggtgtggggttgtttagtttggtggaggagagatgatggtgtgtggttgtttagtttggtggaggagagatgatggtgtgtggggttgtttagtttggtggaggagagatgatggtgtggggttgtttagtttggtggaggagagatgatggtgtggggttgtttagtttggtggaagagagatgatggtgtgtggggttgtttagtttggtggaggagagatgatggtgtgtggttgtttagtttgggagagatgatggtgtggggttgtttagtttgaaggaggagagatgatggtgtggggttgtttagtttggtggaggagagatgatggtgtggggttgtttagtttggtggaggagagatgatggtgtgtggttgtttagtttggtggaggagagatgatggtgtgtggggttgtttagtctGGTGGagggatgatgatggtgtggggttgtttagtttggaggaggagagatgatggtgtggggttgtttctTTGGTGGagggatgatgatggtgtggggttgtttagtttggtggaggagagatgatggtgtgtggttgtttagtttggtggaggagagatgatggtgtggggttgtttagtttggtggaggagagatgatggtgtggggttgtttagtttggtggaggagagatgatggtgtgtggggttgtttagtttggtggaggagagatgatggtgtgtggggttgtttagtttggtggaggagagatgatggtgtgtggttgtttagtttgggagagatgatggtgtggggttgtttagtttggtggaggagagatgatggtgtgtggttgtttagtttgggagagatgatggtgtggggttgtttagtttgaaggaggagagatgatggtgtggggttgtttagtttggtggaggagagatgatggtgtggggttgtttagtttggtggaggagagatgatggtgtgtggggttgtttagtttggtggaggagagatgatggtgtgtggttgtttagtttggtggaggagagatgatggtgtgtggggttgtttcgtttggtggaggagagatgatggtgtgtggggttgtttagtttggtggaggagagatgatggtgtggggttgtttagtttggtggaggagagatgatggtgtgtggttgtttagtttggtggaggagagatgatggtgtggggttgtttagtttggtggaggagagatgatggtgtggggttgtttagtttggtggaggagagatgatggtgtgtggttgtttagtttggtggaggagagatgatgatgtggggttgtttagtttgaaggaggagagatgatggtgtggggttgtttagtttggtggaggagagatgatggtgtgtggttgtttagtttggtggaggagagatgatggtgtgtggggttgtttagtttggtggaggagagatgatggtgtgtggggttgtttagtttggtggaggagagatgatggtgtgtggggttgtttttcaggggtTGAGCAAGGTCCCTTAATTCCAAAGGGAACTCAAAAGTGAACTCTAGGCTTCAGGATACCAAAATATTTTAGAGACGTGAATGCTTCCAATTCCAGCAGTCTGAGGAAGACCCTTTTCAGTTCTAGTGTGACTATGGCCCAGTGCACAAAGCCTGGTCCATAAAGGCGAGGttgagtgagggtggagtgtggAAGACTTGACTGGCCCACACCGAGCCCTGACCTCAATCCCACTGAACTTTGGGATGAACTAGAACAGGTtctctcatccaacatcagtggGTGACTTCACAATTGTgtaatgtgtaggtgtgtaataCTTTTGTCCCTccgtgtgtgcgagagagagagagggagagagagatagagatagagagagagagagagagagagagagagagagagaggtccttAATCAGCTGTGCAGGCAGAGTGCTTCCTTGTGTACTTTACTGCAGCTGTGACTATAATACACTACAGTAACACTCTGAAATACTCTTCAGAAATATATACGATACACATGTTTGGTGGAGCTTGAGAACATAAATCAG
Encoded here:
- the LOC143527444 gene encoding uncharacterized protein LOC143527444 isoform X3; this encodes MACEGLDGRFAGIKADCSQLHYSCTCKKNCNNCKFFFGFFIVSLSLHVITLSCFLDLRSEVKRELLRTKRELHVGAEDESKATLQADPEGSANDGFFSSYAEAPPQNHYSVHPREEKRSSLWRTKRAAKESNGKRKKSRGRKRSQGPPGPPGPPGPQGPPGIPGIPGIPGSNSLGPAGPPGPPGPRGPPGPQGPTGVVEKGKAREFQPAVVHLQGQETTILVREEGVLKNWKMVSVHHKVFKMHSRSGELEVLMDGIYFIYSQVEIYYLNFTDIASYEVLVDGLPFLRCTCSIETGQRKFNTCYTGGVKVLHAHQRISVRIVYEDSLVSMSDHATFMGSVRLGDAPTAAHS
- the LOC143527444 gene encoding uncharacterized protein LOC143527444 isoform X2, translating into MACEGLDGRFAGIKADCSQLHYSCTCKKNCNNCKFFFGFFIVSLSLHVITLSCFLDLRSEVKRELLRTKRELHVGAEDESKATLQADPEGSANDGFFSSYAEAPPQNHYSVHPREEKRSSLWRTKRAAKESNGKRKKSRGRKRSQGPPGPPGPPGPQGPPGIPGIPGIPGSNSLGPAGPPGPPGPRGPPGPQGPTGVVEKGKAREFQPAVVHLQGQETTILVREDLPEGVLKNWKMVSVHHKVFKMHSRSGELEVLMDGIYFIYSQIYYLNFTDIASYEVLVDGLPFLRCTCSIETGQRKFNTCYTGGVKVLHAHQRISVRIVYEDSLVSMSDHATFMGSVRLGDAPTAAHS
- the LOC143527444 gene encoding uncharacterized protein LOC143527444 isoform X4, which gives rise to MACEGLDGRFAGIKADCSQLHYSCTCKKNCNNCKFFFGFFIVSLSLHVITLSCFLDLRSEVKRELLRTKRELHVGAEDESKATLQADPEGSANDGFFSSYAEAPPQNHYSVHPREEKRSSLWRTKRAAKGRGRKRSQGPPGPPGPPGPQGPPGIPGIPGIPGSNSLGPAGPPGPPGPRGPPGPQGPTGVVEKGKAREFQPAVVHLQGQETTILVREDLPEGVLKNWKMVSVHHKVFKMHSRSGELEVLMDGIYFIYSQVEIYYLNFTDIASYEVLVDGLPFLRCTCSIETGQRKFNTCYTGGVKVLHAHQRISVRIVYEDSLVSMSDHATFMGSVRLGDAPTAAHS
- the LOC143527444 gene encoding uncharacterized protein LOC143527444 isoform X1, which produces MACEGLDGRFAGIKADCSQLHYSCTCKKNCNNCKFFFGFFIVSLSLHVITLSCFLDLRSEVKRELLRTKRELHVGAEDESKATLQADPEGSANDGFFSSYAEAPPQNHYSVHPREEKRSSLWRTKRAAKESNGKRKKSRGRKRSQGPPGPPGPPGPQGPPGIPGIPGIPGSNSLGPAGPPGPPGPRGPPGPQGPTGVVEKGKAREFQPAVVHLQGQETTILVREDLPEGVLKNWKMVSVHHKVFKMHSRSGELEVLMDGIYFIYSQVEIYYLNFTDIASYEVLVDGLPFLRCTCSIETGQRKFNTCYTGGVKVLHAHQRISVRIVYEDSLVSMSDHATFMGSVRLGDAPTAAHS